The following proteins come from a genomic window of Dysidea avara chromosome 12, odDysAvar1.4, whole genome shotgun sequence:
- the LOC136241532 gene encoding WD repeat and FYVE domain-containing protein 2-like, with protein sequence MAASVKRKNKPALLSSLVGCGSAVNGVCTVAHEEAVISVSDDRTLRVWARRTDVQYWPTICHTYQCAASALAYDRESRRLFVGLGSGSIHEYVLSEDINRMEPKRNYNAHTGRVTALKFNIENNWLLSVSRDKSFEWHCTSTGRPRGNFKTQSWCTAVELDTSTKHAFVADYSGVITVLKLDPNNFQEVTTLRGHQSSVRTLCWDQEKRLLFSGGFDGIVVIWDIGSRQGTAYELTGHRGCVKSLAYSSTTHKLLSTAEDARIGLWDINTERQETAEWGEGGQCEKCGTPFFWNVKMMWERKTIGGRQHHCRKCGRVVCAKCSESQSTFPPMGFEVPVRMCSDCHSSITTEQRSPMAEFMEMRPVVVAMYLDEEKKLMITADTDNKIGVWDIKSLLAST encoded by the exons ATGGCCGCGTCAGTGAAACGAAAGAACAAACCAGCTTTACTAAGTAGCCTAGTGGGCTGTGGAAGTGCCGTCAATGGCGTGTGCACTGTAGCCCACGAGGAAGCAGTTATCAGCGTGAGCGATGACAG AACTTTAAGAGTATGGGCTAGAAGAACGGATGTACAATATTGGCCAACCATTTGTCACACGTACCAGT GTGCTGCATCAGCATTAGCATATGATAGAGAATCTAGAAGACTTTTCGTTGGCCTTGGGTCAGGCAGTATTCAT GAATATGTGCTATCTGAAGATATCAATAGAATGGAACCAAAAAGAAATTATAATG CTCACACTGGCCGAGTGACTGCATTGAAGTTCAATATAGAGAACAATTGGTTACTAAGTGTAAGTAGGGACAAATCATTTGAGTGGCATTGTACAAGTACTGGTCGACCGAGAGGAAACTTTAAGACTCAATCTTGGTGTACTGCAGTAGAAT TAGACACTTCCACTAAACATGCATTTGTGGCTGACTACAGTGGTGTAATAACTGTACTGAAATTAGATCCAAACAATTTCCAGGAGGTGACTACACTGAGAGGACACCAAA GTAGTGTTAGGACACTATGCTGGGATCAGGAGAAGAGACTGCTGTTTTCTGGTGGATTTGATGGTATTGTTGTTATCTGGGACATAGGGTCACGTCAGGGAACTGCTTATGAGTTAACAGGACATCG TGGCTGTGTAAAGTCACTGGCCTACTCCTCAACTACTCACAAGTTACTGTCAACAGCAGAGGATGCTAGAATAGGACTGTGGGACATCAATACCGAAAGACAAGAG ACGGCTGAGTGGGGAGAAGGTGGACAGTGTGAAAAATGTGGTACTCCTTTCTTCTGGAACGTTAAGATGATGTGGGAGAGGAAGACAATAGGAGGTAGACAA CATCACTGTAGGAAGTGTGGAAGAGTTGTTTGTGCTAAATGTTCGGAGAGCCAGTCCACATTTCCACCAATGGGATTTGAAGTTCCCGTTCGTATGTGTTCGGACTGTCACTCATCTATTACAACTGAACA ACGTAGTCCAATGGCAGAATTTATGGAGATGCGTCCAGTTGTTGTAGCAATGTATTTAGATGAGGAAAAGAAACTCATGATAACAGCAGATACTGATAACAAGATTGGG
- the LOC136241536 gene encoding mannose-P-dolichol utilization defect 1 protein-like, protein MEAVLKYFAPGDCYEVVFVNFNFFDARCFSIVLSRVLSFQIILGAVMVKVPQIIKMIRAGSAEGLSMLAVILELAALTFTGAYNFAKQFPFSTYGETAFLGIQTFIIWMLVFHYNSQTVIGGVVAAVYSIVLYVFLSGLLPIEVLTFLQSTTIPILTTSRMSQIINTFRLGSTGQLSFITYLLLWGGAIARVFTTIQETSDPLMLIQYCSTVILNSIIVIQFIIYWSADKKKEA, encoded by the exons ATGGAAGCTGTTCTGAAGTATTTTGCTCCTGGCGACTGCTATGAAGTAGTTTTCGTTAACTTCAACTTCTTCGATG CAAGATGTTTTTCAATCGTGCTAAGCAGGGTCTTGAGCTTTCAAATCATCCTTGGTGCTGTAATGG TAAAGGTCCCACAAATTATCAAGATGATTCGAGCGGGAAGTGCTGAAGGATTGAGCATGCTAGCTGTCATCCTGGAATTGGCAGCTTTAACTTTCACTGGTGCATACAACTTTGCTAAGCAGTTTCCATTTAG CACTTATGGAGAAACAGCTTTCCTAGGAATTCAGACGTTCATCATTTGGATGTTAGTGTTTCACTACAACAGTCAAACTGTTATTGGAGGTGTGGTGGCTGCCGTCTACTCCATTGTGTTGTACGTCTTCTTATCTGGACTGCTTCCTATTGAGGTGTTGACCTTCCTCCAGTCTACCACAATTCCAATACTAACAACCAGCAGA ATGTCTCAGATCATCAACACATTTCGTCTCGGCTCCACTGGTCAACTATCCTTCATCACATACCTGTTATTGTGGGGCGGTGCAATTGCTAGAGTATTCACTACAATACAAGAGACAAGTGACCCCCTAATGTTGATACAGTATTGTAGCACAGTCATTCTCAACTCTATCATTGTGATACAGTTCATTATATACTGGTCTGCTGATAAGAAGAAGGAGGCATGA
- the LOC136241531 gene encoding sulfoquinovosidase-like: MAKLKDYGLLLLLKLCFVAAVLGKLHVQEDADHVNVTHGDVQLVIDKSPWRMQIYHTSDNNEPVLSEATSKDHRLGFGKWEGEYLNIYEGYLFRVGIITEWYHATNVLNLSQSEVDTVTLKVATSDPKGRVILVDIWNFVGDRQFSMRATVEGDDASKSNRVHIGFYMQKEEGFYGFGERFDNYNQRGHRVGSWCEDGSFGLGMFAPDKLKLRVPKGELSTYVPMPLGISSRGYGLQMDTYYRTVFDLGKSTEGVMKLEQETNHLNITFFLGLTPRETFVMQADKNGKSLVPPMWEFAPWNQLDTEKAGVDQVARAKQLLFDDDIPFSHNVHTVHFFPGGGERGQEEKLKAANMELLNIGIKSTAYFNPTVAQSYNEFYDYCVANNFFLTKKDGLPYNFTYFTGSKNDVSMLDFTNPDMVKWYQDQMARAVNTIGYHGWMYDYGEYTPPYSNASNGDIGLLLHNHYPLLYQKAAFDFFTTLDPDTSDAYAPDYIYYVRSGYLGSQNYTWAHWTGDPSSDWNFASGLPAQTTAGINLGLSGMPFSGSDIGGFEWYVDSTPPDLELWSRWTEAGCFSGLMHEQGGGTGFDPKTHIFDWPEGTRIWRKYTKLRMQLFPYIYTQAHIAHKTGLPLVRHHLLHFPNDPTAVKQQQQYMFGESFLVAPVVTKNAKEWSVYLPEGKTWIDVGSMLQYEESDGRFRIGFNRFLLGSQTVKVSAPLDVTPLFIQAGTIIPAADPRIMTLNNATNSSVITWQDLKHLRNLWIWVDDKWSASGQSWDGEQYSSSANSKELSLILNGTNGKFSHIVQIAGPWNSTSVTAVYGNGGPGSGTRLPIQPTWKDVVDDKLANGWCYDATQQTLWLKLSSTYKRATIVTSGLTKKI; encoded by the exons ATGGCGAAGTTGAAGGATTATGGCTTGTTGCTGCTACTGAAGTTATGCTTCGTCGCAGCAGTGCTTGGGAAACTTCATGTACAG GAAGATGCGGATCATGTGAACGTGACCCATGGAGATGTACAGCTAGTTATAGACAAGTCACCATGGAGGATGCAAATATACCACACCAGTGATAACAATGAGCCAGTGTTATCAGAGGCTACTAGCAAAGACCACAGACTG GGATTTGGCAAATGGGAAGGAGAATACTTAAATATCTATGAGGGTTATTTGTTCCGAGTTGGGATTATTACGGAGTGGTACCACGCTACTAATGTGTTAAACTTGAGCCAGTCTGAAGTCGACACGGTGACGTTGAAAGTGGCTACAAGTGATCCTAAGGGTAGAGTGATATTAGTTGATATTTGGAACTTTGTTGGGGATAGACAGTTTTCAATGAGAGCTACAGTCGAAGGAGATGATGCATCTAAAAG caatcGTGTGCACATTGGGTTCTACATGCAAAAAGAAGAGGGATTTTATGGTTTTGGAGAAAG GTTTGATAATTATAACCAGAGAGGTCATCGAGTTGGGTCATGGTGTGAAGATGGCTCATTTGGGCTAGGAATGTTTGCCCCTGATAAGCTAAAACTAAGG GTCCCTAAAGGGGAACTGTCAACTTATGTGCCAATGCCTCTGGGCATATCCTCCAGGGGGTATGGACTTCAGATGGACACTTATTACAG AACTGTGTTTGATTTGGGGAAATCAACTGAAGGTGTGATGAAGTTAGAACAAGAAACAAACCATCTTAACATCACATtctttcttggcctcacccctCGT gaAACTTTTGTTATGCAAGCTGATAAGAATGGGAAATCATTGGTACCACCGATGTGGGAA TTTGCTCCATGGAACCAGCTGGATACTGAAAAGGCTGGAGTTGACCAGGTGGCTAGGGCAAA GCAATTACTATTTGACGATGATATTCCTTTTTCTCATAATGTGCATACTGTTCATTTCTTCCCGGGTGGCGGAGAGAGAGGACAAGAAGAGAAGCTAAAG GCTGCTAACATGGAGTTGTTAAATATAGGGATCAAG TCTACAGCTTACTTCAATCCTACCGTTGCTCAGAGCTACAATGAATTTTATGATTACTGTGTTGCTAACAACTTCTTCCTCACAAAGAAAGATGGGCTACCATACAACTTCACTTATTTCACAGGAAG TAAGAATGATGTGTCAATGCTCGACTTCACCAATCCAGATATGGTGAAATGGTACCAAGATCAAATGGCCAGGGCTGTTAACACAATTGGCTATCATGGCTGGATGTATGATTATGGAGAATATACGCCGCCTTATAGTAATGCTTCCAATGGAGACATAG GCCTATTACTACATAATCACTATCCCCTACTATACCAGAAGGCAGCATTTGATTTCTTTACCACACTTGATCCTGATACAAGTGATGCGTATGCCCCTGACTACATCTATTACGTCCGTTCGGGTTATCTGGGGTCACAGAACTACACTTGGGCACACTGGACTGGAGACCCATCATCAGATTG GAATTTTGCTAGTGGCTTGCCTGCTCAAACAACTGCTGGTATAAACCTTGGCTTATCAGGAATGCCATTTTCTGGATCAGACATTGGTGGATTTGAGTGGTACGTGGACAGCACTCCTCCTGATTTGGAGCTGTGGTCAAGATGGACTGAAGCTGGCTGTTTTAGTGGCCTCATGCATGAGCAAG GTGGTGGGACAGGGTTTGACCCTAAGACGCACATTTTTGATTGGCCAGAAGGAACACGCATTTGGCGAAAATACACTAAGTTGAGAATGCAGCTATTTCCATATATCTACACACAAGCCCATATTGCTCACAAG ACAGGCCTACCCTTAGTAAGACACCACCTTTTACACTTTCCAAATGATCCTACAGCTGTtaaacagcaacaacaa TATATGTTTGGTGAATCATTCCTTGTTGCACCGGTGGTAACTAAAAATGCTAAAGAGTGGAGTGTGTATTTACCAGAAGGAAAGACATGGATTGATGTTGGATCAATGCTTCAG TATGAGGAATCTGATGGAAGATTTAGAATTGGATTCAATAGATTTCTACTGGGATCTCA aactgttaaagtttcagctccATTGGATGTCACTCCATTGTTCATTCAAGCTGGTACCATCATCCCGGCTGCTGATCCTCGTATAATGACACTCAATAACGCCACCAACAGCAGCGTCATCACTTGGCAAGACTTGAAG CATTTGCGTAATCTATGGATATGGGTTGATGACAAGTGGTCAGCCAGTGGACAATCATGGGATGGTGAACAGTACAGCAGTTCTGCTAATAGTAAAG AATTATCTCTGATTCTCAATGGAACTAATGGAAAATTTTCTCACATTGTACAAATAGCTGGTCCATGGAATA GTACAAGTGTGACAGCAGTATATGGCAATGGTGGCCCAGGGAGTGGTACACGCCTACCAATACAACCAACATGGAAAGATGTGGTAGATGACAAACTGGCTAATGGATGGTGCTATGATGCAACACAACAAACTCTGTGGCtcaaattgtcttctacttaCAAAAGAGCAACAATTGTAACCTCTGGACTCACTAAGAAAATTTGA
- the LOC136241534 gene encoding RNA-binding motif protein, X chromosome-like has translation MYRSRKPPPTPQPGKLLVKNYPERTGEDELRQLFERFGKLQEVFSPRDKETGKPKTFTFVKFYNPEDAESALKAMNGTDFKGSRLKVEPSLFPKRDGGGPPGGGRGGRRGGGGDRGLLPIGGDRRDDYYGGREPGPPRGYYTRGGGGDARGDYDSYYRRSPPPPPAPPRDPYYDRDPYYRDRYPPPSSDRYASDRYGPPPPDRYGPPSDRSRYGPPESSDRYRYPPDSYDRGSASGGDRYGYPSRDSYYDRRDTTYDSSSYYNYSSGNGYSSSGYSSAPPERDGYGTSGGGSSSYGGGGYSSGGQGYDGSVSYPTGYSSSGDQGSYGHY, from the exons A TGTATCGAAGTAGAAAACCGCCACCCACCCCACAACCCGGAAAACTTCTTGTGAAAAACTATCCAGAGAGAACGGGCGAAGACGAATTGCGACAGCTGTTTGAAAGATTTGGAAAACTCCAAGAAG TTTTCAGCCCCCGTGATAAGGAAACTGGAAAACCCAAAACTTTCACGTTTGTGAAGTTTTATAACCCGGAAGATGCCGAGAGTGCGCTTAAAGCAATGAATGGCACT GATTTCAAGGGTAGCAGACTGAAAGTAGAGCCCAGCCTGTTCCCTAAACGAGATGGAGGAGGACCTCCTGGTGGTGGCAGGGGAGGCCGTAGAGGTGGGGGTGGTGACAGAGGTCTCCTTCCTATTGGAGGTGACAG ACGAGATGACTATTATGGTGGTAGGGAGCCAGGACCACCAAGGGGCTATTACACTCGTGGAGGAGGTGGTGATGCTAGGGGAGACTATGACAGCTACTATAGAAGATCGCCACCACCCCCTCCGGCACCACCTAGGGACCCATATTATGATCGAGATCCTTATTACAGAG ATCGTTACCCGCCACCTTCATCTGATCGTTACGCATCAGATAGGTACGGGCCGCCACCTCCTGACCGTTATGGCCCACCTTCCGATAGAAGCCGCTATGGTCCACCAGAATCATCAGATCGTTATCGATACCCTCCTGACAGTTATGACCGAGGATCCGCTAGTGGAGGTGATCGTTACGGTTATCCCTCCCGAGACAGTTATTATGACAGAAGAGACACCACGTATGACAGCTCAAGCTACTACAACTACAGTTCTGGTAATGGTTACTCATCATCTGGTTACAGTAGTGCCCCCCCTGAAAGAGATGGGTACGGCACATCAGGAGGCGGAAGTTCTAGCTATGGTGGCGGTGGTTACTCGTCTGGTGGCCAAGGCTACGATGGAAGCGTCAGCTATCCTACAGGTTATTCGTCGTCAGGAGACCAAGGCTCTTATGGCCATTACTAA
- the LOC136241533 gene encoding serine/arginine-rich splicing factor 2-like, with amino-acid sequence MYRRSGGDRRPPPGSPQPGILLVKNYPEKTSEDELRQLFERFGKLKEVFSPRDRTTGKERGFTFVKFYNPEDAESALKAMEGTDFKGSRLKVEHSLFPKGDGGPPGRGRRGGGDGGPPPDRRGGRDDYYGGRESGPPRGYYTRGGGGDSRGEYDSYYSRRSPPPPARDPYYDRDPYYRDRYPPPPSDRYASDRYAPPPDRYAPPSDRSRYGQPEASDRYRYPTDSQYDRGSAGGSGGSSSGGGDRYGYPSRDSYYDRRDTSSSYDSSSYYSSSGSGSGNGYSTSGYSTAPSNRDGYGTSGGSSSYGGGGYSSGGYTSGDYTSGGYTSGGYSSGGQAQDGSVSYPTGYSTSGEQSSYSHY; translated from the exons A TGTATCGTAGATCAGGAGGAGATAGGCGACCGCCACCTGGTTCTCCACAACCCGGAATACTTCTTGTGAAGAACTATCCAGAAAAAACGAGCGAGGACGAATTGCGACAGCTGTTCGAAAGATTTGGAAAACTCAAAGAAG TTTTCAGCCCCCGTGATAGGACGACTGGAAAGGAGAGAGGGTTCACATTTGTAAAGTTCTATAACCCCGAAGATGCAGAGAGTGCACTAAAAGCGATGGAGGGCACT GATTTTAAGGGTAGTAGGCTGAAAGTAGAACATAGCTTGTTCCCTAAAGGAGATGGTGGACCTCCTGGCAGAGGCCGCAGAGGAGGCGGTGATGGAGGTCCCCCGCCTGACAG ACGAGGTGGTCGGGATGACTATTATGGTGGCCGGGAGTCAGGACCCCCAAGGGGCTATTACACTCGTGGTGGTGGAGGTGACAGTCGCGGGGAATATGACAGTTACTATAGTAGAAGATCGCCACCACCACCAGCAAGGGACCCATATTACGATCGGGATCCTTATTACAGAG ATCGTTACCCACCACCACCATCCGATCGTTACGCATCGGATAGGTATGCGCCACCCCCAGACCGTTATGCCCCACCATCCGATAGGAGCCGCTATGGTCAACCAGAGGCATCAGATCGGTATCGATACCCTACAGACAGTCAGTATGACCGAGGAAGCGCAGGCGGCAGCGGCGGCAGCAGCAGCGGCGGAGGCGATCGTTACGGTTATCCATCCCGAGACAGCTATTATGACAGAAGAGATACCTCATCATCATATGACAGCTCAAGCTACTACAGCAGTTCTGGTTCTGGTTCTGGTAATGGTTATTCAACCTCTGGTTACAGTACCGCCCCCTCAAATAGAGATGGGTATGGTACATCAGGGGGCAGTTCTAGCTATGGTGGCGGTGGTTACTCATCTGGTGGTTATACATCTGGTGATTATACATCTGGTGGTTATACATCTGGTGGTTATTCATCTGGTGGCCAAGCCCAAGATGGAAGTGTCAGCTATCCTACAGGTTACTCTACGTCAGGAGAACAAAGCTCTTATAGTCACTACTAA